In Eriocheir sinensis breed Jianghai 21 chromosome 12, ASM2467909v1, whole genome shotgun sequence, the following proteins share a genomic window:
- the LOC126997241 gene encoding probable serine/threonine-protein kinase clkA: MEEVAAERKDGDTESKGGKDKPKKEKCSPKMKKCVNAGGTCKKWGKCKTKVVPGNCDYQHNININIDSVNVDSNDNNNGNNNNNRINNNSKNNNNNSNNNNNNKTNNNNNNNSNSNNNNNNSNNNYTSDNFDLNCVNYNFNTNNNYTNDNLNNNFKTNNLNRNCINNNFITNNNYTNDNFNNNNSNNNFYNSKSTNNVNYNYISKYNADNNYTCNTNNIYNTNNNYNTNNNFNYNNLNINIIINNYNTNYYFHINNKYNTNNNINNYKLHINFIINIYNTNDNYNVNFDVNINIINYINIDIDFNIINNFNINFNFNINVNNNTNNNFNINNNYNTNNNFHINNIDNTNDNYNFNFNFNDNINVNFIINFNVNVNFVINFNVIDIINFNTDNNFNFDVNYNTNNNYNINFDNNFFYINIKFNINFYNVDNFNINVNFNINVNFNINVNLNINVNFNINIYFNDIDNFNVNIYFNINNIHFYINFYFNQYSLSLSGSSLTPSNVVELRCLVRAGMGGFVSPLSTLCDTNTALHSEINVFLYLLRYVCVWSALRMTSSITDSWSPSHVQVVVKLLLISYRHLQSCCRTSWHKPLISKLLYNGFYPSLFCPSLSGRLEERHFLHISPSSSTN; this comes from the exons ATGGAAGAAGTTGCTgcagagagaaaggatggagacacagagagcaagggaggaaaagataaaccCAAGAAAGAGAAGTGTTCGCCGAAAATGAAGAAATGTGTCAACGCCGGCGGAACGTGCAAGAAGTGGGGCAAGTGCAAGACGAAGGTGGTTCCCGGCAA TTGTGACTACCAGCACAATATCAACATCAACATCGACAGCGTCAACGTcgacagcaacgacaacaacaacggcaacaacaacaacaacagaatcaacaacaacagcaagaacaacaacaacaacagcaacaacaacaacaacaacaaaaccaacaacaacaacaacaacaacagcaacagcaacaacaacaacaacaacagcaacaacaactacaccAGCGACAACTTCGACCTCAACTGTGTCAACTACAACTTTAACACAAACAACAACTACACCAACGACAATCTCAACAACAACTTCAAGACAAACAACCTCAACCGCAACTGTATCAACAACAActtcatcaccaacaacaactacaccaacgacaacttcaacaacaacaacagcaacaacaacttcTACAACAGCAAGTCCACCAATAACGTCAACTACAACTACATCAGCAAGTACAACGCCGACAACAACTACACCTGCAACACCAACAACAtctacaacaccaacaacaactacaacaccaacaacaacttcAACTACAACAacctcaacatcaacatcatcatcaacaactacAACACCAACTACTACTTCCACATCAACAACAAgtacaacaccaacaacaacatcaacaactacAAGCTCCACATCAACTTCATCATCAACATCTACAACACCAACGACAACTACAACGTCAACTTCGacgtcaacatcaacatcatcaactaCATCAACATCGACATCGActtcaacatcatcaacaacttCAACATCAACTTCAACTTCAACATCAacgtcaacaacaacaccaacaacaacttcaacatcaacaacaactacaacaccaacaacaacttcCACatcaacaacatcgacaacaccAACGACAACTACAACTTCAACTTCAACTTCAACGACAACATCAACGTCAACTTCATCATCAACTTCAACGTCAACGTCAACTTCGTCATCAACTTCAACGTCATCGACATCATCAACTTCAACACCGACAACAACTTCAACTTCGACGTCAactacaacaccaacaacaactacaacatcaACTTCGACAACAACTTCTTCTACATCAACATCAAGTTCAACATCAACTTCTACAACGTCGACAACTTCAACATCAACGTCAACTTCAACATCAACGTCAACTTCAACATCAACGTCAACCTCAACATCAACGTCAACTTCAACATCAACATCTACTTCAACGACATCGACAACTTCAACGTCAACATCTacttcaacatcaacaacatccaCTTCTACATCAACTTCTACTTCAACCAGTACAGTTTAAGCTTGAGTGGATCCTCGCTCACACCTTCCAACGTGGTGGAATTGAGGTGTTTGGTGAGGGCCGGAATGGGAGGCTTTGTATCGCCTCTTTCCACATTGTGTGACACAAATACAGCACTGCATTCAGAGATAAACGTTTTTCTTTACCTGCTTCGTTATGTATGCGTATGGAGTGCTTTACGGATGACCTCTTCCATTACTGACTCTTGGTCACCCTCTCACGTGCAGGTTGTGGTAAAACTTTTGTTGATATCTTATAGGCATCTCCAAAGTTGTTGCCGTACGTCATGGCATAAACCTTTGATTTCTAAGCTACTTTACAACGGATTTTATCCCTCACTCTTCTGTCCAAGCTTGTCAGGACGATTAGAGGAAAGGCATTTCCTACATATAAGCCCGTCCAGCTCCACAAACTGA